From a region of the Euwallacea similis isolate ESF13 chromosome 19, ESF131.1, whole genome shotgun sequence genome:
- the LOC136415281 gene encoding tigger transposable element-derived protein 1-like codes for MSDKDKKTTFKRKFISLEVKIQMLDRLLKGEKASHIGKSLNLNEAIVRTIKKNEKEIRSAVAAGFSTSAKRAARPRAPIIEKMEKALSIWIDDNCQKRIPSDGNIIKQKALKIYKHLKEHGESSVNPDFLASKGWFEKFKKRFAIHTIRIQGESASADHETARTFPGKVQNIIEEQGYTADQVFNADETGLWWKKIPNRIFISKKEKTAPGFKVSKDRLTLLLCSNASGDFMTKPLLVYRSLNPRALKGVNKNTLPVYWKANPKAWWILEVTDSKSINVIEAWKTFSIKHCIDIISLSLKELKTSTLNACWKKIWPSSVEIEDVPESPENEIDSILELAKSIEGEGFVDMANEDVQDLLVEEVDEADLMRMASEDVNQINSEDTSTDEDCEVNNLTLKKLQDGLSLAENLESFFLNADPSAERKQKFKRELQNCLAPYRQIYNGLVGSNKQSKITDFLKRKADARTLNEEKSSESEGDIISPKKRSRLILSSDDEEIY; via the exons ATGTCcgataaagataaaaaaacaacgtttaagaggaaatttatttctttagaaGTAAAGATACAAATGTTGGATCGTCTTTTAAAAGGAGAAAAAGCATCTCACATTGGAAAAAGTCTTAATTTGAATGAAGCAATAGTCCGGactattaagaaaaatgaaaaagaaataagaaGTGCAGTTGCTGCAGGATTTTCCACATCCGCGAAACGTGCAGCTCGCCCCCGGGCGCCAATAATTGAGAAGATGGAAAAGGCACTCAGCATTTGGATTGATGATAACTGTCAAAAAAGAATTCCATCGGATGGTAATATCATTAAACAAAAAgcgttaaaaatttacaaacacCTTAAAGAACATGGAGAATCCTCTGTCAACCCAGATTTTCTGGCAAGTAAAGGTTGgttcgaaaaattcaaaaagcgTTTTGCAATTCATACCATAAGAATTCAAGGAGAATCTGCGTCGGCTGATCATGAAACTGCTAGAACGTTTCCAGGAAAAGTTCAAAACATTATAGAAGAGCAAGGATACACAGCAGATCAAGTTTTCAATGCCGACGAAACTGGGCTTTGGTGGAAAAAAATACCCAATAGAATCTTTATatcgaaaaaagaaaaaactgcaCCCGGATTTAAGGTGTCCAAAGATCGTCTAACGCTACTTTTGTGCAGTAATGCCTCGGGGGACTTTATGACAAAACCCTTGCTAGTTTATAGATCTTTAAATCCTCGTGCACTTAAAGGCGTGAATAAAAACACCTTACCGGTATATTGGAAAGCAAATCCAAAAGCTTGG TGGATTTTAGAAGTAACcgattcaaaatcaattaatgtAATAGAAGCTTGGAagacattttcaatcaaacacTGTATCGACATCATATCTTTGTCGCTGAAAGAACTGAAAACCTCAACGTTAAATGCGTGTTGGAAGAAGATATGGCCCTCTTCAGTTGAAATAGAAGACGTACCTGAATCGccagaaaatgaaattgatagCATATTAGAACTCGCCAAATCAATCGAAGGTGAAGGTTTTGTGGATATGGCTAATGAGGACGTTCAAGATTTATTAGTGGAAGAAGTTGACGAAGCGGATTTGATGAGAATGGCATCCGAAGACGTAAATCAAATCAATTCTGAGGACACTAGTACTGATGAAGATTGtgaagttaataatttaacattaaaaaaattacaagatgGTCTAAGCTTAGCTGAAAATCTGGaatcatttttcttgaatGCAGACCCTTCCGctgaaagaaaacaaaaattcaaaagagaGCTGCAAAACTGTCTAGCTCCATACCGACAAATTTACAATGGCCTTGTAGGAAGCAACAAGCAAAGCaaaattacagattttttaaagaggaAAGCAGATGCAAGAActttaaatgaagaaaaaagttctgaaagtGAAGGCGATATCATTTCACCGAAAAAACGTTCTCGGTTGATACTGAGCAGCGACGacgaagaaatttattaa